A single genomic interval of Daucus carota subsp. sativus chromosome 1, DH1 v3.0, whole genome shotgun sequence harbors:
- the LOC108219459 gene encoding uncharacterized protein LOC108219459: MKAELEDLSVKAAAYEYMNGCLTVSAINHRPHTVSFCSTITVNIIVSTKKGLTAACADCVSRSPGSIDLLHKADVHLPSRGLFSSENNNGESSLISDHQVYDDLISDDDYFSYIRYYFTAVQGKRRKPADDQQTNPLDASVLSTHLDDRESSFIADHQVYDDFLGDDDYSEHDEDFNSRYDKNLKPVPKGYGFLGPPTGKCVKCQSIMWAEERSNKGVKKALFKYTICCGNGKVKLPPAPNEGKDPKFSQVYIYDTANEVQNRMRWIGVDHSDEINQEIVSGLIVMLDEKNKIVKKFRTARDRFEKDNVVELDIIFKVSKASDGRENRPGPSNEVVGILVGDQEETDQSRDVIVDEIKSGLQRIPNINPKLMALQYPLLFPNGEDGFHLGLKYQPTEEQRGKTRESITLKDYYAYKLQVRHSECMSPRLGGRLFQQYIVDAFSTIEQARLWWYRTHQTTLRSELYSHICDTIRSGDLDKSNLGKNFILPTGYVGSKRYIQQNFQDALAVCRHIGHPDIFLTMTSNPMWPEVIEMMKLIPYGTPVDNPDIVARVFKLKLNQLLHDIRQESFFGTCIGVMYVVEFQKRAGYEAVKQFMIHGPCDPEFPKSPCIVNHKCSRHFPKKYANSTTFDESGFPVYKRTNSGITVNVRNAELDNQWVVPYNRDLLVKYQCHINIEICCHARSIKYLFKYCLKGPDRATVEERGSRQIQKTKPEDPVDEIQQYFDGRYICGAESAYRTFGFDIHHRSISVERLPFHLPGKRSCTFRSNEPLKKIANREKSRRSKLEAFFHLNTIDPNARQYTYDEIPKHYEAANHYGFLNDDNEWHEVIVECAKCGFASQIRQLFVHIIVNSQQRRKSTGNPLLNLSDEEILYHALADVHKLLKAVGKSLSNYPMLPQPPPIYLNTGANNLILDETNYDILAMQNEFDKLIENCNEDQMKVFEEIITAVEKGQGGVFFVYGSGG; the protein is encoded by the exons ATGAAAGCTGAGCTTGAAGATCTTTCGGTTAAAGCAGCAGCATACGAGTACATGAATGGGTGTTTAACTGTG TCAGCTATAAATCATAGGCCTCATACCGTGTCTTTTTGCTCCACTATAACAGTCAACATTATTGTTAGTACTAAAAAGGGATTGACTGCTGCATGTGCTGATTGTGTTTCTAGATCTCCTGGTTCCATTGATTTATTGCACAAG GCCGATGTTCATCTGCCAAGTAGAGGTTTGTTCTCTTCTGAAAACAATAATG GAGAATCCTCACTCATTTCAGATCACCAAGTGTATGATGACTTGATTAGCGATGATG ATTACTTTTCTTACATCAGATATTATTTTACAGCTGTGCAGGGTAAGAGAAGGAAGCCAGCTGATGATCAGCAG ACAAATCCACTTGATGCTTCTGTTTTGTCTACTCATCTTGATGACA GAGAATCCTCATTCATTGCAGATCATCAAGTGTATGATGACTTCCTTGGCGATGATG ATTATTCCGAACATGACGAGGACTTTAACTCCAGATATGATAAAAACCTAAAACCTG TTCCAAAAGGGTATGGCTTCCTAGGTCCACCTACGGGGAAATGTGTTAAATGTCAGTCCATAATGTGGGCTGAGGAGAGATCTAACAAAGGTGTCAAGAAAGCTTTGTTCAAGTACACTATATGCTGTGGCAATGGCAAAGTCAAGCTTCCACCGGCGCCAA ATGAAGGGAAGGATCCCAAATTCTCACAAGTATATATCTATGACACTGCTAATGAGGTTCAAAACAGAATGAGGTGGATTGGGGTTGATCATTCAGATGAAATTAATCAAGAAATTGTTAGTGGTCTGATTGTAATGTTGGATGAAAAGAATAAAATTGTGAAAAAATTCCGAACTGCCCGTGACAGGTTTGAAAAGGACAATGTTGTTGAATTggatataatttttaaagtaTCTAAAGCAAGTGATGGTAGGGAAAATCGCCCTGGACCTTCAAACGAAGTTGTTGGAATCTTGGTCGGCGATCAAGAAGAGACTGATCAGAGCCGTGATGTGATAGTTGATGAGATCAAATCAGGACTACAACGGATTCCCAACATTAACCCTAAATTAATGGCGTTGCAGTATCCTTTACTTTTTCCTAATGGTGAAGATGGCTTCCACCTAGGATTAAAATATCAGCCAACTGAAGAGCAGCGTGGTAAAACAAGAGAAAGCATCACCTTGAAAGATTATTATGCATACAAACTTCAAGTCAGACACAGTGaat GCATGTCGCCAAGACTTGGTGGACGACTGTTTCAACAGTATATTGTAGATGCATTTTCTACAATTGAGCAGGCACGTCTTTGGTGGTACAGAACTCATCAGACCACTCTAAGGAGTGAGTTGTACAGTCACATATGCGATACTATACGATCTGGTGATCTAGATAAATCTAATCTTGGCAAAAATTTCATTCTACCCACGGGCTATGTTGGATCAAAGCGATATATACAACAGAATTTTCAGGATGCTCTTGCTGTATGTCGGCACATTGGTCACCCGGATATTTTCCTTACAATGACATCAAATCCTATGTGGCCAGAGGTTATTGAGATGATGAAGCTGATTCCATATGGTACCCCTGTTGACAATCCAGATATCGTTGCTAGAGTATTTAAGCTAAAACTTAATCAGCTACTCCATGATATCCGGCAAGAAAGTTTCTTTGGAACATGCATTGGAG TTATGTATGTTGTGGAATTCCAAAAGCGCG CTGGTTATGAAGCTGTCAAACAGTTTATGATCCATGGCCCGTGTGATCCTGAATTCCCAAAATCTCCCTGCATAGTTAATCACAAGTGTTCTAGGCATTTTCCCAAAAA GTATGCAAATAGCACAACTTTTGATGAATCCGGTTTCCCCGTGTACAAGAGGACGAACTCTGGGATTACAGTTAATGTTAGAAACGCAGAGTTAGATAATCAATGGGTTGTCCCCTACAACAGAGATTTGTTGGTAAAATACCAGTGTCATATCAATATCGAAATATGCTGTCATGCTCGCAGCATcaaatatttgttcaaatattgtTTGAAAGGTCCTGACAGAGCAACTGTTGAAGAACGTGGTTCCAGACAAATCCAAAAAACTAAGCCAGAAGACCCTGTAGACGAGATTCAACAATATTTTGATGGAAGATATATCTGTGGCGCTGAATCTGCATATCGTACCTTTGGTTTTGACATACATCATAGGTCAATATCCGTTGAGCGATTACCTTTCCACCTTCCGGGGAAACGTTCATGCACATTCCGATCAAATGAACCTTTGAAAAAGATTGCCAACAGAGAAAAATCTCGCAGAAGCAAGTTGGAGGCATTTTTTCATCTCAATACCATTGACCCTAATGCCAGGCAGTATACATACGATGAAATTCCAAAACATTAT GAAGCTGCCAATCATTATGGTTTTCTCAATGATGATAATGAATGGCATGAGGTTATTGTAGAGTGTGCAAAATGTGGGTTTGCATCCCAGATCAGACAACTGTTTGTTCACATCATTGTCAATAGCCAG CAACGACGAAAAAGCACTGGCAATCCCTTACTCAATCTCAGTGATGAGGAGATTCTTTATCATGCTCTTGCag ATGTTCATAAGTTGTTGAAGGCTGTTGGAAAGAGTTTGTCTAATTATCCAATGCTGCCACAACCTCCACCGATT